The genomic DNA GGACAATGCACAGGTAAAAACTGAAAAAGTAGCAGCACCAGTTTCACAACAAGAGAATTCAAAAACATCTCAATCTGAGGAGCCGAAACAAGCAACTGTTGAAACGGAAACTGTCACTGAAAGTCATGTAATTGACATTGACGAATCTACTACTTTCCAAAAATCAGGCTACTTGTATGGTTTAAGTCAAAGTGATACGTCTGGTTACACAGATAGAGAAAAACGTGCAATTAAACGTAATCATGTAAGAGAAGCGGAAGCGTTAGTAAATCAATATGTTGACACACATCGTTATCAAGACAGAATTGCTGCACAACAAAAAGTAAATACATTAAGTGAAGCACACCAAAATCGTTTTAATAAAATGATCAATAAAGCGTATAATGGTCAATAAAATATAATATAAAATAATCAAGAAAACCCTTATTTTAAGTTGCAAAACTAAAATAGGGGTTTAACTTATTAAATTGTTAGAACATAAGTTAATAATTATTTAAAAAATGGTTAATACTAAAATTCCTAGTATCTCTATATAATTAAAAAGTCTTAAATGACACACTTTAGATGACAGCATACGAAGGAGAAGAAACATCATGAAAAAATCCACAATTATAAAAGTCAGCTTGGCTGTAGGTATCTTAACAACAGGTGTTGGTATACAAAGTCATGCGGCAACATTCGCTAGTGATGGGAGTATTCAAATCAATAAAGAAGCACAAGATTTAAAATCATATTATTCTCAACCAGGTTTTGAATATTACAATGTTTCAGGTTATACAACTAATAAAAAATTAGAAGTTATAACGCCACAAAGTGTACTTTTAACAATTACATTAGACGGTAATGATATTAAAAAATATCAAGATGAAGAGAAACAATATAAGGGCTTAGATGTTTTTGTTGTGCAAGAGGGTACTGATAAAAGTGCTGAAATTAAATCTATAGGAGGTATTACTGAGACTAACCAAAAAGTATATCGTGATTATGTAAAAAGACCTAATATTGTTGTAAATCAAAAAAATAGTGATTTTATTTCTTCATCAAACATCAATGATTTTTCTATAAATAAAGAAGAAGTGTCTTTAAAAGAATTAGACTTTAAACTTCGTAAAAAGCTTATTGATAATTACGGCCTATATGAAAATGGCTTAAATGACGGTAAAATTGTCATAAAATTAGGCGATGATGATAAAGACAAAATGACTATAGAGTTAAACAAAAAATTACAACAACACCGTATGAGCGACACGGTAGATGTAAGAAAAATCCAACAAATTACTATAGATCTATAAAACTTAATAGTTCTATTACATATAGATGAAAAAGAAGAGGCAAAGCAACATTTATTTTGCCTCTTCTTTTTGCTTTTTTACGACTGGCTCTTTAAGATTTTTAGTGTTATATTACCCATTGAAGTAGATTTCTATAGGAATGTTATGAATTAACACATTTTTTATATTGTATCGTTATTTTCATAATTAGTGATTAACTTTTATGGATGAACTTGGGGGGATTTATATGAATGATGAACAAAATCAAATGCATAAAATTCAAGAGGAAGAAATTTTAAAGTTAACCAATCAATTTGTGAATAAGATTTTCAAGCATTATAATCAAGGCGATTTTAATGCGAAAAGAGGGTTTTTGAATCGCCAAGAGATTCGTAAACCTTTTAATTTATCCTCGATTCAATCTCAAGGCCGACCAATCGAAGAAGTTATGAAAGAAGAAATCGATGCATTAGAGTTGGATGCGAATTTAAGACACCCTAGATATTATGGTTTTATCCCGGGACCAGCTGAGTATGTATCGTGGTTAGGAGATATGATTGCGACATCTTATAATTCTCACGTGGGTGGTTGGCATTTAGCGCCTGGGGCAAGTGCAATGGAAAAAGAGGTAATTCATTGGGCGATTCAGCAAGTAGGTTTAAAAGGTGAGCATGCGGGAGGCATTCTTGAATCAGGTGGAACGATGGCTGGTTTTACAGCACTGGCTGCCGCAAGAGATGCTAAAGTTTCCGTTAATGATATTTCTAAAGCGACTGTATATATGACGCGACAAACACATACTGCCAATCATAAGGCATTACATTTATTAGGGATACCCAAAGAAAATTGGCGTTACGTTGATACAGAGAGTTTTCAGATGCAAAGTGACGATTTAGAACGACAAATACAGGCTGATCAAGAAAAAGGTTTAATCCCGATTATTGTCATTGGAACATGTGGAACGACCAATACAGGTGCTATAGATCCGTTAGATCAAATCGCCAGAATTTGCGAAAAATATCAATTGTGGTTTCATGTTGATGGTGCATATGGTGCATCAGTCGTGCTTTCAAATCAACGTCATTTAGCGAAAGGCATTGAAAAAGCAGATTCGATTGTATGGGATGGACATAAGTGGTTATACCAAATCTATGGTATTGCGTTTTGTCTTGTAAAAGATATCCGATATTTGCTAAATACATATCGTGCTGGAGGAGAATATCTACAAGACGTAGAGTCAACAACAGATAAACCGGATTGGTGGGATATGGGGCCTGAGTTAACAAGACCTGCACGGGGACCTCGATTGTGGATGACATTGCAAACGTTTGGAACTGAAAAAATATCCGCAATGATCAACCAATCTATGAAATATGCAGAATGGTTTGAAGCACAAGTGAAACAATCTAAACGTTTAGAACTTGTAACAGCCGCGAGTCTTGGCATTGTTACATTTAAAGTAAAAGCTGAACAACGAGAGGAATCTGAGAGAAAAAATATATTGTTGTCAGAAACGCTAAGAAAATACAATATTGCAGGTATATTTACGACAATGTTAAATGATGAGAATGTTTTAAGAATCTGTACAATTAGTCCAGAAGAAAGTTTAGAAGATTTTAAAGACATGTATCAAAGTATTGAAAACACAATGGATAAATTAGGAATGTAGCAAAGTAAAACTGATAAGCTTTACTGTTAAAGATTAAAAATGCGAAATATATGCTGAATTTTTATTTCTAAATTAATTCTTAAAAATATAACACGAACCAAATAAACACACCTTAAATTATTGCAAATATAAACTTTTTATTAACTATTTCAAATAATATTGTCTTTCGAATCATCACGTTATACAATTGCGCTTAGTGTAATCGGAAATATTGCGCAAAAAGAACGAGATGGAGAGAAAAAGTGAATAATCAACAAAAATTTGGAATTAGAAAATATAAATTTGGGGCAGCATCAATATTATTAGGGACAATGTTTATCGTTGGTATTGGTCAAGATAATGAAGCAGAGGCATCAGAAGAAACGAAGCCCGCTGTAGCAGTTGAAACTGGGAAGTCAACTGCAGAATCAACACCACAATCCACTGACGCAAATAAAGCAACTGAGAATAACGAACTAGCGCAATTCGCTCTTCAAAGTGAGGAAAATGGAGACTCAACAAAAGAAGAAGTCATACCTCAAGCTGTTTCAGCACAGCCAGTTGAAACTAAAAATGAAGAAGCAGTAACATTAAGTAATAAAAAGAAAGAAAATGTCCAAGCTGAATCGCAAAAGTCACAAGTCGCACCTGTCAAAAATGAAGAAAAAATAGAAGCACAAGCAAATCCAGAGCTGTTAACTGACAACAAGCAAGAGGCAGATCAAAGTAAAGTAGCAAAAAACATTTCAACAGAACTTCAAAATGTGAAAATTGATTTAACAAATGTTAATAGCGCACAAGCTATCAATCCACAAAAAGCGGAAAGATTAAACTTAAAATTAAATGCGAAATTACCTGAAAATACAAGAAGTGGAGATTTCTTCGAAGTAGAACTGTCAGATAACATTAACACAAATGGTATATCTGTTGATAAAAAAGCAGCAAATATTTTATTAGAAGGTCAATCTGACGTATTAGCACAAAGTGAAGTAGCAGGTAATAAGATTAAATATACGTTTACTGACATTGTAAATAATAAATCAAATGTGAATGTTAACCTTGAGTTGCCTTTATTTATTGATACAAGTAAAGTTTTAAATAATGGAAACATCAATGTAAAAGCAGAAGTTGGAAGCCTTAAATCCGAGAAAAACTTGGCTGTAAATTATTTAAACCCAGTCACAGCTACAAATATTTCTAGCTTAAAAGGTGCTTTTATTACTTTAGATAAAGCCAATCATAAATTTAAACATATCACATACATTAATCCTCTTTCAAAATCATACAATTTACAAAAAGTCACTTTCATAAATGATAAAAATAGTGGGATTGATTTTGGTAAACAAAGCTTGAAAATATATGAAATAACTAATGGCTCAAAACCAAATCAAAGTATGCATAATCATCTTGAATCATTGAATAATGTAACTTCAAATTTCAAAATTGCTTCAAATCAGGATCGATTAGAAATCATACCACTTACAGATAGCAGAGTGGAAAGACCTTTAATTGCCGTTTTAGAAGGAGAATTTGATGGCAACCGAGATATCAGTTTAAAAGTGACGCAAAATTCAATTGAAAATTATCGATACAATAATAGATATCCTGTAACTTTAAACTGGATTGATGGCATTCAACTTCATTCTGGTAAAGGTCATGGAAATGGTGAAAATATCCCTGTTCCACCTGTAGCACCTGTACCACCACAACCTGAAATCATCATAGAAGGCGGAAATGTGATTAATACAGTTGAAGATTCTATTCCAAACGATGTTATTCACGGTAAGAATACAGGTGTGGATACTGAAACTGAAGAACATGGTGATTTAATCTACCTTGAATCAGAACTTCCAAAAGAAATCGAACGTGGGCAACAGATCGGCATTCTGTCATTTGAAGAAGATACAGTTGAACCAACCTATACAATTGGAGATTTTGTATGGGAAGATGGCGACCACAATGGTGTACAAAATGAAGGTGAAAAAGGGTTAGCGAATGTCACGGTAACATTGAAAAATGAACAAGGCGAAGTCGTGGCAGAAACACAAAGTGATGCGCAAGGTCACTACCAGTTCACGAATGTTAAAAAAGGTAAATACGAAGTGGTATTTACAACGCCAGAAGGCTACGAAGCAACAAGTAAACATACAACAGCGAATACAGAAAAAGATTCTGATGGTTTAGTGGCGAAGATAGAAGTAACTCAAGACGATAACAGTATCGATGCAGGGTTCTTCCCATTGAAGAACTGGAACCCAGAGGAGCCAACCTACACAATTGGAGATTTTGTATGGGAAGATGGCGACCACAATGGTGTACAAAATGAAGGTGAAAAAGAATTAGCGAATGTCACGGTAACATTGAAAAATGAACAAGGTGAAGTCGTGGCAGAAACGCAAAGTGATGCGCAAGGTCACTACCAGTTCACGAATGTTAAAAAAGGTAAATACGAAGTGGTATTTACAACGCCAGAAGGATACGAAGCAACAAGTAAACATACAACAGCGAATACAGAAAAAGATTCTGATGGTTTAGTGGCGAAAATCGAGGTAACGAAAGACGATAACAGTATCGATGCAGGGTTCTTCCCATTGAAGAACTGGAATCCTGAACCACCAATGCCAGAACAACCAGCACCAGAACAACCGACACCACCGATGCCGGAACAACCAACACCAGAAGAACCGGCACCACCAATGCCAGAACAACCAACACCAGAAGAACCGACACCGCCAATGCCGGAACAGCCAACACCAGAGGAGCCGACACCACCGATGCCAGAACAACCAACACCGGAGGAACCGACACCACCGATGCCAGAACAACCAACACCAGAGGAACCGACACCACCAATGCCAGAACAACCAACACCAGAAGAACCGACACCACCGATGCCGGAACAACCAACACCAGAGAAACCGACACCACCAACAGCGGAACAACCGACACCAGAGCAACCAACACCACCAATGGTACAAACGCCAGCGGATCAACAACAAGGTAAAGGTCAGATGAAATCATCAACGAACAAGAAAAAACAATCAATGTCTAAAGGTGAGCACCAGACTGAAAAACAATTGCCAAATACAGGAGCATCTAACACATCACAAGCTAGCTGGTTAATGGGTACATTATTGCTTACATTAGGTACGGTGATGATAGGTCGAAAACGTAAAAAAGATAAAACAATTTAATTAAAGACGAAATATCAATAAAACTCGTTTAATAAAAGATAGAATCCGAGGTCTTCATTCATCTGTTTGAAAACCTCGGATTTTATTATTTTGATTTATCTTTTTGCGTGTGGATAAAAGCACTATAGACTGCAATAGAACAAAGTATGGTGAAAATAAGCATGCCAGACACTGCAAGAACACGAGCAATAGCGCTTTCTTTATAAATAACAACATAAAATCCTTGTAAATAAAGGTAAGCAAGTAATGGCAAGATCGAAATAAAAATCGCTAAATTAGGTTGATTTTGCTTCATGTTTAAACCTCCAATAGGTAACGCGACTCGTTTATAAAACGATACAACATTGTTCTTTAAATTGCATCTATTAAGCAACATGTTACTCATCTGTCACAAGTACTTTAACCCCGCAATATAAATTATAAATAAGATAAAATACACTTCCTAAAGCTGTAAGAATACCCAGGATGAATAGAACGGCAGCTGCAGTATGGTTGTAAGATTGAGTTAAGCCAAAACAAATAACAGCAATGAGGATTAAGATCCAAGGTAAAATGTGATAAAGTAGCGCCTTTTTAGCATGTGTGGAGACTGGTGGTCCCGCAGCAATCCATACGATAACTGGAAATAAAATAGGTGCGAAAAAAACACTAAAATAACTTAAAGAAGCCAGTAATTTTTCTGTAGGCGTAGTCATACGCTTCACCTCCAATTGAGAAATAATTTACGCATTAAAAATGGATCTATATTTACAAATCAGAGTGAATTTGTAGGGTTCTTCTTGATTTGTACGATAGTTTTAAAATTCCACTATTTAATTGCTTTAAAACGTAATTGCCATTTTTTATAAAAATAATACGAATCCCCAATCTTATTTCTCGCTGCTTCATGAAAATAAATTTAGATTTATATCATGCATGTGCGTTCGATTAAGACTATAATAGTATTATTAAGATTTATTCGGGGGGAGACGAATATGGAACATTGGCTCGTACAACAAGCCAAGCAACAGCCGAGAAAAATTGCGATAGAGACCCCATCAGAGTCGTTGACATTTGAAGACTTATTACAGTTAGCGACTGAAAAAGGGGCCGCATTGAAGGCTTTAAATCGACAACGACTGGGGCTATATATTGATAATTCAATTGAAAGCGTTGTGCTCTTACATGCAGCTTGGCTTTATCAAATAGAAATTTCATTGATTAACAATCGCTTAACAGCCTATGAAATTGACCAACAAATGAATGCAATCGGTATTGATTTAATTATCAGTACACAGAATATCCTATTTACAACAAAAACGAAAGTTATATATTCAAGTACATTAATCAGTGAAGAGGTACCTCATATTCCTCATTCTGTATCTGAAAATCAAATTGCATCGATTATGTTTACATCGGGGACAACTGGACCTCAAAAGGCAGTTCCACAAACTTTCGCAAATCACCAATTTAGTGCAGAATCTTGTATTGAAAGTTTAGGTTTTAGTCCATCGTCTAAGTGGCTTGCAGTGTTACCGTTATTTCATATTTCAGGCTTAAGTATTTTATTAAGAAGTGTGCAGTACGGATTTACCGTGTACTTACTCGAAAAATTCGATGAAAATGTTATTATAGAGGCTATTCAACATAAAGGGATTACGCATATTTCTTTAGTTCCTGTAACATTAATGCGTTTAATGCAAAACGGTCTCAATCAACCTTATCAACTTGAAAAAATACTGTTAGGTGGTGCCAAGTTAGATGAACAATTGATTCGTCAGGCGCTACAATATCAGTTGCCGATTTATAATTCATTTGGCATGACTGAAACATGTTCACAATTTTTAACAGCTTCACCTCAGTTGTTGAAAAGCAAACCGAATACAGTTGGCCATGCAAGTGAAAATGTTAATCTGAAAGTCGTATCTCCGGACGAAAATGGGCACGGAGAACTTTATGTAAAAGCACAAAATGTGATGAATGGTTATTTATATCCTTCACATCTTGAGAACGCTTTTGATGCAGAAGGATATTTTAAAACAGGTGATATCGCGAGTATGGACGAAGATGGCGACGTCATTATTTATGATCGACGCAAAGATTTAATTATTAGCGGTGGCGAAAACATTTATCCTTTTGAAATCGAATCTGTAGCTAAATCACATCCTGAAGTTCAAGATGCGATGTGTACGGGCATTGATGATGATGTATGGGGACAAAGACCGATTTTATATGTGGTTGCACAACAAGCGATTGAAAATATTGAGGGATATTTACAAGCGCGTTTAGCCAAATATAAACAACCTGCATTTATTTATTTTGTAAAAGCACTTCCATATACAAGTACTGGTAAATTACAAAGACGTTTGTTAAATGAGGGATTTCAATGAAATTAATGGGCATTCATTTTTACCGTTTTGACCCACGATTTGTACATCCGATTCAAACAGCAA from Staphylococcus schleiferi includes the following:
- a CDS encoding pyridoxal phosphate-dependent decarboxylase family protein, which translates into the protein MNDEQNQMHKIQEEEILKLTNQFVNKIFKHYNQGDFNAKRGFLNRQEIRKPFNLSSIQSQGRPIEEVMKEEIDALELDANLRHPRYYGFIPGPAEYVSWLGDMIATSYNSHVGGWHLAPGASAMEKEVIHWAIQQVGLKGEHAGGILESGGTMAGFTALAAARDAKVSVNDISKATVYMTRQTHTANHKALHLLGIPKENWRYVDTESFQMQSDDLERQIQADQEKGLIPIIVIGTCGTTNTGAIDPLDQIARICEKYQLWFHVDGAYGASVVLSNQRHLAKGIEKADSIVWDGHKWLYQIYGIAFCLVKDIRYLLNTYRAGGEYLQDVESTTDKPDWWDMGPELTRPARGPRLWMTLQTFGTEKISAMINQSMKYAEWFEAQVKQSKRLELVTAASLGIVTFKVKAEQREESERKNILLSETLRKYNIAGIFTTMLNDENVLRICTISPEESLEDFKDMYQSIENTMDKLGM
- a CDS encoding exotoxin beta-grasp domain-containing protein encodes the protein MKKSTIIKVSLAVGILTTGVGIQSHAATFASDGSIQINKEAQDLKSYYSQPGFEYYNVSGYTTNKKLEVITPQSVLLTITLDGNDIKKYQDEEKQYKGLDVFVVQEGTDKSAEIKSIGGITETNQKVYRDYVKRPNIVVNQKNSDFISSSNINDFSINKEEVSLKELDFKLRKKLIDNYGLYENGLNDGKIVIKLGDDDKDKMTIELNKKLQQHRMSDTVDVRKIQQITIDL
- a CDS encoding DUF4870 domain-containing protein, whose product is MTTPTEKLLASLSYFSVFFAPILFPVIVWIAAGPPVSTHAKKALLYHILPWILILIAVICFGLTQSYNHTAAAVLFILGILTALGSVFYLIYNLYCGVKVLVTDE
- the menE gene encoding o-succinylbenzoate--CoA ligase — translated: MEHWLVQQAKQQPRKIAIETPSESLTFEDLLQLATEKGAALKALNRQRLGLYIDNSIESVVLLHAAWLYQIEISLINNRLTAYEIDQQMNAIGIDLIISTQNILFTTKTKVIYSSTLISEEVPHIPHSVSENQIASIMFTSGTTGPQKAVPQTFANHQFSAESCIESLGFSPSSKWLAVLPLFHISGLSILLRSVQYGFTVYLLEKFDENVIIEAIQHKGITHISLVPVTLMRLMQNGLNQPYQLEKILLGGAKLDEQLIRQALQYQLPIYNSFGMTETCSQFLTASPQLLKSKPNTVGHASENVNLKVVSPDENGHGELYVKAQNVMNGYLYPSHLENAFDAEGYFKTGDIASMDEDGDVIIYDRRKDLIISGGENIYPFEIESVAKSHPEVQDAMCTGIDDDVWGQRPILYVVAQQAIENIEGYLQARLAKYKQPAFIYFVKALPYTSTGKLQRRLLNEGFQ
- a CDS encoding SdrD B-like domain-containing protein, producing MNNQQKFGIRKYKFGAASILLGTMFIVGIGQDNEAEASEETKPAVAVETGKSTAESTPQSTDANKATENNELAQFALQSEENGDSTKEEVIPQAVSAQPVETKNEEAVTLSNKKKENVQAESQKSQVAPVKNEEKIEAQANPELLTDNKQEADQSKVAKNISTELQNVKIDLTNVNSAQAINPQKAERLNLKLNAKLPENTRSGDFFEVELSDNINTNGISVDKKAANILLEGQSDVLAQSEVAGNKIKYTFTDIVNNKSNVNVNLELPLFIDTSKVLNNGNINVKAEVGSLKSEKNLAVNYLNPVTATNISSLKGAFITLDKANHKFKHITYINPLSKSYNLQKVTFINDKNSGIDFGKQSLKIYEITNGSKPNQSMHNHLESLNNVTSNFKIASNQDRLEIIPLTDSRVERPLIAVLEGEFDGNRDISLKVTQNSIENYRYNNRYPVTLNWIDGIQLHSGKGHGNGENIPVPPVAPVPPQPEIIIEGGNVINTVEDSIPNDVIHGKNTGVDTETEEHGDLIYLESELPKEIERGQQIGILSFEEDTVEPTYTIGDFVWEDGDHNGVQNEGEKGLANVTVTLKNEQGEVVAETQSDAQGHYQFTNVKKGKYEVVFTTPEGYEATSKHTTANTEKDSDGLVAKIEVTQDDNSIDAGFFPLKNWNPEEPTYTIGDFVWEDGDHNGVQNEGEKELANVTVTLKNEQGEVVAETQSDAQGHYQFTNVKKGKYEVVFTTPEGYEATSKHTTANTEKDSDGLVAKIEVTKDDNSIDAGFFPLKNWNPEPPMPEQPAPEQPTPPMPEQPTPEEPAPPMPEQPTPEEPTPPMPEQPTPEEPTPPMPEQPTPEEPTPPMPEQPTPEEPTPPMPEQPTPEEPTPPMPEQPTPEKPTPPTAEQPTPEQPTPPMVQTPADQQQGKGQMKSSTNKKKQSMSKGEHQTEKQLPNTGASNTSQASWLMGTLLLTLGTVMIGRKRKKDKTI